In Thermococcus camini, a genomic segment contains:
- the coaBC gene encoding bifunctional phosphopantothenoylcysteine decarboxylase/phosphopantothenate--cysteine ligase CoaBC, producing the protein MLHHVKLIHATKSRKLVGKKIVLAIPGSIAAVECVKLARELIRHGAEVHAVMSENATKIIHPYAMEFATGNPVVTEITGFIEHVELAGEHENKADLILVCPATANTIGKIACGIDDTPVTTVVTTAFAHTPIMIAPAMHSTMYEHPIVVENIEKLKRLGVEFIGPRFEEGKAKVASIDEIVYRVIKKLHPKTLEGKRVLVTAGATREYIDPIRYITNASSGRMGVAIAEEAEFRGAEVTLIRTKGSVPSFVESQVEVETVEDMLEAIENELKAKKYDIVVLAAAVSDFRVKEKASVKIKSGKTLTLELEPTPKIINRVKKLQPDTFLVGFKAETGLSGEELIEAARRQIERAGSDLVVANTLKAFGSEENEAILVGRDFVKKLPRMGKRELAGELWNEITSILG; encoded by the coding sequence ATGCTTCACCACGTCAAACTGATTCATGCCACGAAAAGCAGAAAACTCGTTGGCAAAAAAATCGTTCTCGCGATTCCCGGCAGTATAGCGGCAGTAGAGTGCGTAAAACTTGCCAGGGAGCTGATACGGCACGGCGCGGAAGTCCACGCCGTCATGAGTGAGAACGCAACCAAAATAATTCACCCCTACGCCATGGAGTTCGCCACCGGAAATCCGGTCGTGACGGAAATCACCGGCTTTATAGAGCACGTTGAATTGGCTGGAGAGCACGAGAACAAGGCCGACCTGATCCTCGTCTGTCCTGCAACTGCAAACACGATAGGAAAAATCGCCTGCGGCATAGATGACACGCCAGTTACAACCGTTGTGACAACAGCTTTTGCCCACACGCCCATAATGATAGCCCCTGCGATGCATTCAACAATGTACGAGCATCCGATAGTCGTTGAGAACATCGAGAAGCTCAAGAGGCTCGGCGTCGAGTTCATAGGCCCCCGCTTTGAGGAGGGAAAGGCGAAGGTCGCCTCGATAGACGAGATAGTCTACCGCGTAATCAAAAAGCTCCATCCAAAGACCCTCGAAGGAAAGCGCGTTCTCGTCACTGCCGGCGCAACGCGGGAGTACATAGACCCGATTCGCTACATAACCAACGCGAGTTCTGGAAGAATGGGCGTGGCTATAGCGGAGGAGGCGGAATTCAGGGGGGCCGAGGTAACGCTCATTAGGACTAAGGGGAGCGTTCCCAGCTTCGTAGAGAGCCAGGTCGAGGTGGAAACGGTAGAGGATATGCTTGAGGCGATAGAGAACGAGTTAAAGGCCAAGAAATACGACATAGTTGTCTTAGCGGCCGCGGTCAGCGACTTCAGAGTTAAGGAAAAGGCCAGCGTAAAGATAAAGAGCGGGAAAACACTGACCCTTGAGCTTGAACCTACGCCGAAGATAATAAACAGGGTAAAGAAACTTCAGCCCGACACATTCCTCGTCGGTTTCAAGGCGGAGACTGGCCTCAGCGGGGAGGAGCTTATCGAAGCAGCAAGAAGACAGATCGAGAGGGCAGGGAGCGATTTAGTTGTTGCAAACACGCTCAAAGCTTTTGGCAGTGAGGAGAACGAGGCCATCCTCGTGGGCAGGGACTTCGTCAAAAAACTTCCCAGGATGGGTAAACGCGAGCTGGCCGGGGAGCTCTGGAATGAAATAACTTCGATTCTTGGATGA
- a CDS encoding ABC transporter permease subunit, with translation MGTVRTQLEWELNDPLKLAVFLFGFLLTGLAFLKDALSMGATGMLSPFSQESAVHYAKTIPRLALPVLSQEAYSVLVFVAVMLSSLSIRGEMDSLAALTVYSLPIRKWKLFLIKFVSVLVLTALSFVVPYFLAVGYVLSGSPSLLAGILGDGVWSNVLTFFLIAVFYTVSVSIFIALLSPNSFASILGGLSVLYVPVILGISSLPPFSISAAMSSYLSSVTYGMGHTAAAHGNVAGVGFFLPALLLAASIILSERRDAR, from the coding sequence ATGGGCACCGTTAGAACCCAGTTGGAGTGGGAGCTGAACGATCCGCTGAAGCTCGCTGTTTTCCTCTTCGGGTTCCTGCTGACGGGGCTGGCGTTCTTGAAGGACGCCCTCAGTATGGGAGCAACCGGCATGTTGAGCCCATTCAGCCAGGAATCCGCCGTTCACTACGCCAAGACCATTCCAAGGCTTGCCCTGCCGGTTTTATCCCAGGAAGCCTACAGCGTTCTTGTCTTTGTCGCAGTTATGCTCTCCAGCCTCTCAATAAGAGGCGAGATGGACTCGCTGGCTGCCCTAACCGTTTACTCGCTCCCGATCAGGAAGTGGAAGTTGTTCCTTATCAAATTTGTTTCAGTCCTAGTTCTGACGGCCCTATCGTTCGTGGTCCCATATTTCCTGGCCGTGGGATACGTCCTCTCTGGCTCTCCTTCTCTCCTCGCCGGGATACTCGGAGACGGGGTTTGGAGTAATGTTCTGACGTTTTTCCTGATTGCGGTCTTCTACACGGTTTCGGTTTCCATTTTCATAGCCCTGCTGTCACCGAATTCGTTCGCCTCGATTCTGGGGGGACTCTCAGTACTGTACGTCCCGGTTATTCTCGGGATATCCAGCCTGCCCCCATTCAGCATCTCCGCCGCCATGTCATCCTATCTGAGTTCGGTGACCTATGGAATGGGACACACAGCTGCCGCCCACGGGAATGTGGCTGGAGTCGGGTTCTTCCTTCCCGCCCTGCTGTTGGCGGCATCGATAATCCTCAGCGAAAGGAGGGATGCCCGGTGA
- a CDS encoding MazG nucleotide pyrophosphohydrolase domain-containing protein — MEIREFQEMIREIYFHKDSKRGVERTFLWFVEEVGELSEAIRKKDREAMEEEFADVLAWLASLANLLGVDLENAAKKKYPGVCPYCGKKPCECEEKF, encoded by the coding sequence GTGGAGATACGGGAATTCCAGGAGATGATTAGGGAAATCTACTTCCACAAGGACTCGAAGCGGGGCGTTGAGAGAACCTTCCTCTGGTTCGTGGAGGAAGTGGGAGAGCTGAGCGAGGCTATAAGGAAGAAGGACAGAGAAGCTATGGAAGAGGAGTTCGCCGACGTTTTAGCCTGGCTCGCGAGTCTGGCCAACCTTCTCGGGGTGGATTTGGAAAACGCGGCAAAGAAGAAGTATCCGGGAGTGTGCCCCTACTGCGGAAAGAAGCCGTGTGAATGCGAGGAGAAGTTTTAA
- a CDS encoding MFS transporter, protein MDYVRHFYLSNLLHLTFYSGFYLIYLRSLGLTDGQIGLLLGLSLILVALLEVPTGIVADKISKKASVLLSKALLIPGTLLFYLAHSFPDVILATIFNSLSLAFLTGAETGWLYELLSRDGREKDYPRVYGRLRAFEMAGSFIGTVVGGFMADSLGMRLAVLVSLPFTVLSMLVLATVPADTARSGVSYGRHLLESLRLIRNSPEVLWLFVYANVIGLPLTAFTSFMQLYFYGVMASVLVVSWISAGYTLISGLSWYVDFGGNIRATLYRYSPAMIPALTLLAGLNGYLGFLTLVLGSLVFAQAFKEWQGRFQRAIPDEKRATIGSFYSLFTAILNGTLNVLIGRLYGRVGIMEGLIMVSLFFLGVGFLILLRGAKKDSQSLILLK, encoded by the coding sequence ATGGACTACGTCCGGCACTTCTACCTTTCAAACCTCCTCCACCTGACGTTCTACTCGGGCTTCTACCTAATCTACCTCCGGAGCCTCGGTCTCACCGATGGGCAGATTGGCCTCCTATTGGGCCTCTCACTAATCCTCGTAGCCCTGCTCGAGGTTCCGACCGGAATCGTCGCCGACAAAATCTCGAAGAAGGCGAGCGTTCTGCTATCCAAGGCCCTCCTGATTCCCGGGACGCTCCTCTTCTACCTCGCGCACTCCTTCCCCGATGTCATACTGGCCACAATCTTCAACTCCCTCTCGCTGGCTTTCCTGACGGGGGCTGAGACCGGCTGGCTCTACGAACTATTATCCCGCGACGGACGGGAGAAGGATTATCCAAGAGTTTACGGGAGGCTGAGGGCGTTTGAAATGGCTGGGAGCTTCATTGGGACAGTTGTCGGTGGTTTTATGGCAGACTCGCTCGGCATGCGTCTTGCCGTTCTCGTGAGCCTTCCCTTCACAGTACTTTCTATGCTTGTTTTGGCAACCGTTCCCGCCGACACCGCGAGGAGCGGGGTTTCCTACGGCAGGCATCTGCTTGAAAGCCTGCGGTTGATCCGGAACTCCCCGGAAGTCCTCTGGCTCTTCGTCTACGCGAACGTCATCGGGCTTCCTCTAACAGCCTTCACCTCCTTCATGCAGCTCTACTTTTACGGCGTCATGGCCTCTGTCCTCGTCGTCTCGTGGATTTCGGCCGGCTACACCCTAATCAGCGGCCTCTCGTGGTACGTCGATTTTGGCGGAAATATCAGAGCGACCCTTTACAGGTACTCTCCGGCCATGATTCCAGCCCTTACACTCCTCGCGGGGCTGAACGGCTACCTCGGTTTCCTCACACTGGTTCTGGGTAGCCTCGTTTTCGCTCAGGCCTTCAAGGAGTGGCAGGGACGCTTTCAAAGGGCGATTCCGGACGAGAAGAGGGCCACCATCGGCTCGTTCTACTCCCTGTTTACAGCAATCCTGAACGGGACTTTGAATGTTCTAATTGGCCGGCTCTACGGACGAGTGGGGATAATGGAGGGCCTCATCATGGTTTCTCTGTTTTTCCTGGGTGTAGGTTTTCTGATTCTGTTGAGGGGCGCAAAGAAGGATTCGCAAAGTTTAATTCTTTTAAAATGA
- a CDS encoding mechanosensitive ion channel family protein — protein MVALDAPLPYIGVTPFQLISALVILVVGYVLARIIVGLFKKSLGRTKLPPLVIEFLGRFLAVLLYVIVMIVALGAVGVSVSPIILGLSAVIGLILGFGLQDTLTNLSAGVWIAALRPIDIGEVVEVAGQTGKVEAVGIMSTELLTPDNKFITIPNKLVWGSVITNYTRMPTRRVDVDIGVAYGTDLDKAIKLAMDLMKNHPQVLDDPEPSVVITALADSSINLQLRAWAKTDDYWDVKGDLTKGIYELYTKEGIEIPFPQLDVHLKSE, from the coding sequence ATGGTGGCCCTCGATGCACCCCTTCCATACATAGGGGTCACGCCGTTCCAACTTATATCTGCACTGGTAATCTTGGTGGTGGGCTACGTTCTGGCCAGGATAATCGTCGGCCTCTTCAAGAAGAGTCTTGGAAGGACAAAGCTTCCCCCACTCGTAATAGAGTTCCTTGGGAGGTTTCTGGCAGTACTGCTCTACGTCATCGTCATGATAGTGGCGCTCGGTGCGGTTGGGGTCTCTGTATCTCCGATAATCCTCGGCCTTTCAGCGGTGATCGGCCTGATACTGGGCTTTGGTCTGCAGGACACACTGACCAACCTCTCAGCTGGCGTCTGGATTGCCGCTTTAAGACCGATTGACATCGGCGAAGTCGTGGAGGTAGCCGGACAGACTGGGAAGGTTGAAGCGGTTGGGATAATGAGCACAGAGCTTTTGACCCCTGACAACAAGTTCATTACCATACCCAACAAGCTCGTCTGGGGTAGCGTCATAACCAACTACACAAGGATGCCGACGAGGCGCGTTGATGTGGACATAGGAGTTGCCTACGGAACCGACCTTGACAAGGCAATAAAGCTCGCTATGGACCTGATGAAGAACCACCCGCAGGTTCTCGACGATCCTGAGCCAAGCGTGGTCATAACGGCGCTCGCGGATTCCTCGATAAACCTTCAGCTAAGGGCATGGGCCAAGACAGATGATTACTGGGACGTAAAGGGGGACTTAACGAAGGGCATCTACGAGCTCTACACGAAGGAGGGCATAGAGATACCGTTCCCACAGCTCGATGTTCACTTAAAGAGCGAATGA
- a CDS encoding TldD/PmbA family protein produces MELLEFAVEKALELGASYAEARFEEKNGTSLAMKNGSPEGLEILADKGIGVRVLVDGGMGFASTNVLTKESVSEAVKKAVKLAKAASRVRKEPITFSEEDFHRVSYKVKMKKDFRDFSPEEKLELLKKIEEEVKDTGVNVPMRYLGYSDQLWKKVFVNSEGAYVKSKIPRVSITYNLVVFENGQMEQAPFVQRAFSGGLELIEKDEPWNWAVKDVQALKKLIYEGQKPPEGKVDLVISPEVAGIAVHESVGHPYEADRIFGREAAQAGESFVKPDMLGERIGSEAVTVIEDPTILNSWGFYLYDDEGVKARPRYLIKDGIITEFLTNREYAAKLGQRSNASARAINYNREPIVRMANTYLAPGDHSFEELIEEVKLGVYMVSFNEWNIDDRRYQQRYIGREAYLIENGEIKHPVRRPILEITTRALWSSVDAVGKEVEFFPGTCGKGEPGQGVPVWMGGAHARLRGIPLRY; encoded by the coding sequence ATGGAGCTTCTGGAGTTCGCGGTTGAAAAGGCCCTCGAACTCGGCGCTTCCTACGCGGAAGCGAGGTTCGAGGAGAAGAACGGCACTTCCTTAGCAATGAAAAACGGCTCCCCAGAGGGGCTGGAGATTCTGGCAGATAAGGGAATCGGCGTAAGGGTTCTGGTCGATGGAGGAATGGGTTTCGCAAGCACGAACGTCCTCACAAAGGAGAGCGTGAGCGAGGCCGTCAAGAAGGCCGTCAAGCTGGCAAAGGCAGCCTCTCGCGTTAGAAAGGAGCCGATAACTTTCAGCGAGGAGGACTTCCACCGCGTCTCCTACAAGGTCAAGATGAAGAAGGACTTCCGCGACTTTTCCCCGGAGGAGAAGCTTGAACTCCTGAAGAAAATCGAGGAGGAAGTCAAAGATACTGGCGTAAACGTGCCGATGCGCTACCTCGGCTACTCTGACCAGCTCTGGAAAAAGGTCTTTGTCAACAGCGAAGGTGCCTACGTCAAGAGCAAAATCCCGCGCGTTTCCATAACATACAACCTCGTGGTTTTTGAAAACGGCCAGATGGAGCAGGCCCCCTTCGTCCAGAGGGCCTTCTCTGGTGGCCTGGAACTAATCGAAAAGGACGAGCCGTGGAACTGGGCGGTAAAAGACGTTCAGGCCCTCAAGAAGCTCATCTATGAGGGGCAGAAACCACCTGAGGGGAAAGTGGATTTGGTCATAAGCCCGGAAGTGGCAGGAATAGCGGTCCACGAGAGCGTCGGCCATCCATACGAGGCCGACAGGATTTTCGGAAGGGAAGCGGCTCAGGCCGGGGAGAGCTTCGTAAAGCCGGACATGCTCGGCGAGAGGATCGGGAGTGAAGCCGTCACCGTCATAGAGGACCCGACGATACTGAACAGCTGGGGGTTCTACCTCTATGACGACGAGGGCGTCAAGGCGAGGCCGCGCTACCTTATCAAGGACGGAATCATCACCGAGTTCCTCACCAATAGGGAATATGCCGCAAAGCTCGGGCAGCGGTCAAACGCTTCAGCCAGAGCCATCAACTACAACCGCGAGCCGATAGTGAGGATGGCCAACACTTACCTAGCTCCCGGTGACCACTCCTTCGAGGAGCTGATTGAAGAGGTAAAGCTCGGCGTTTACATGGTGTCCTTCAACGAGTGGAACATTGACGACAGGAGATACCAGCAGAGGTACATCGGAAGGGAGGCCTACCTCATCGAGAACGGCGAGATAAAGCACCCCGTCAGGAGGCCTATCCTTGAGATAACGACGAGGGCGCTCTGGAGCAGCGTCGATGCCGTCGGCAAAGAGGTCGAGTTCTTCCCGGGAACCTGCGGAAAGGGCGAGCCAGGACAAGGTGTCCCCGTCTGGATGGGTGGGGCGCACGCGAGGCTCAGGGGTATACCGCTCAGGTACTGA
- a CDS encoding TldD/PmbA family protein, translating to MFDVNEFILKKAKELGFGDVVVLGYEMNRRQVRFANNEITVAKNWHERKVELFVELEKRVAGTSITELSEENIERTLKTLLSNMKGMSPKEDYYGIAEGPFEYRDIPETFDKAIVELDEPNEYVERAINAALEEGAKRVAGVLYTDHNRLYLTTSNGVEAFDEGTGIEISVRAFIGDLESGHGTNSVRVLKKFDPESAGRKAGEIAKLAQNPEQGPEGKFDVIFDPLAFANLLSYMSFMTSAYAAEAGFSFLVNKLGQKVANEIVTIKDIGNLPNGYGTRKFDDEGVPTRETTIIENGTFKSFLLNTSMAKKYGTETTANAGLIMPHAWNIVLEPGDYSREELFSEVKRGIYITNVWYTRFQNYVAGDFSTIPRDGIFLVENGELKPIRNIRVSDNLGRILQGIRALGKESHHIHWWEVNTPVSTPYVLVEDVGITRATK from the coding sequence ATGTTCGACGTTAATGAGTTTATCCTTAAAAAGGCCAAAGAGCTCGGCTTCGGCGACGTCGTCGTTCTCGGCTACGAGATGAACAGGCGTCAGGTCCGCTTCGCCAACAACGAGATAACCGTGGCCAAAAACTGGCACGAGAGGAAGGTGGAGCTCTTCGTCGAGCTTGAGAAGCGCGTTGCCGGAACGAGCATCACCGAGCTGAGCGAGGAGAACATCGAGCGGACCTTGAAAACGCTCCTGAGCAACATGAAGGGCATGTCTCCAAAGGAAGACTACTACGGAATCGCCGAAGGGCCGTTCGAGTACAGAGACATTCCGGAGACCTTCGATAAGGCGATAGTCGAGCTGGACGAGCCGAACGAGTACGTGGAAAGGGCAATCAATGCGGCACTTGAGGAGGGAGCCAAAAGAGTTGCCGGCGTTCTCTACACAGACCACAACAGGCTCTACCTCACCACGAGCAACGGGGTTGAAGCCTTCGACGAGGGGACGGGGATAGAGATAAGCGTTAGAGCCTTCATCGGCGACCTTGAGAGCGGGCACGGGACGAACTCGGTTCGCGTTCTCAAGAAATTCGACCCCGAATCAGCTGGAAGAAAGGCCGGTGAGATTGCAAAGCTCGCCCAGAACCCGGAGCAGGGGCCGGAAGGGAAGTTCGACGTCATCTTTGACCCCTTAGCCTTCGCCAACCTGCTGAGCTACATGAGCTTCATGACTTCAGCGTATGCAGCAGAGGCCGGTTTTAGCTTCCTGGTGAACAAGCTCGGCCAGAAGGTCGCCAACGAAATCGTCACGATAAAGGACATTGGAAACCTGCCCAACGGCTACGGAACGAGGAAGTTCGACGACGAAGGAGTTCCAACGAGGGAAACGACGATAATCGAGAACGGAACCTTCAAGAGCTTCCTGCTCAACACGAGCATGGCAAAGAAGTACGGGACGGAGACGACGGCCAACGCGGGCCTTATAATGCCCCATGCGTGGAACATCGTCCTTGAGCCGGGCGACTACTCCAGAGAAGAGCTCTTCAGCGAGGTGAAGAGGGGAATCTACATCACCAACGTCTGGTATACGAGGTTCCAGAACTACGTCGCCGGAGACTTCTCTACCATCCCGAGGGACGGCATCTTCCTGGTGGAGAACGGAGAGCTGAAGCCGATAAGGAACATCCGCGTCAGCGACAACCTCGGGAGGATCCTCCAGGGAATCAGGGCCCTCGGAAAGGAAAGCCACCACATCCACTGGTGGGAGGTCAACACTCCCGTCTCGACGCCCTACGTGCTCGTGGAGGACGTTGGCATAACCAGGGCGACGAAGTGA
- a CDS encoding aspartate/glutamate racemase family protein, whose amino-acid sequence MKKIGIIGGTSPEATCYYYKKYLEISREKFEPYVFPELIIYSINFKEFIHNPRGWDGRKEILIKAAKALENAGAEIISLSANTPHIVFPDVQKAVNVPMVSIIDALIEDMKRRGVKRVLLLGTKTTMTADFYKDALREAGFEVITPNEEEMDGLNRIITEELMFENFTSRDWVIGLINRYIEKEDIEGVILGCTELPLIVKQGDVKAEVFDTVEIHMRKLIEVASE is encoded by the coding sequence ATGAAGAAGATAGGGATAATAGGCGGAACAAGCCCCGAGGCGACGTGTTATTACTACAAGAAATACCTGGAGATAAGCAGGGAAAAGTTCGAGCCCTACGTCTTCCCCGAGCTGATAATCTACTCCATAAACTTCAAGGAGTTCATCCACAACCCGAGGGGCTGGGATGGGAGGAAGGAGATACTCATAAAGGCCGCCAAGGCCCTTGAGAATGCTGGAGCCGAGATAATATCGCTTTCAGCCAACACTCCCCACATAGTCTTTCCGGACGTCCAGAAAGCTGTAAACGTCCCGATGGTGAGCATAATAGACGCGCTCATCGAGGATATGAAGAGGAGGGGCGTTAAGAGAGTTCTCCTCCTTGGGACGAAGACCACCATGACGGCCGACTTCTACAAGGACGCCCTCCGCGAGGCCGGTTTCGAGGTCATCACGCCAAATGAGGAGGAGATGGACGGGCTGAACAGGATAATCACGGAGGAGTTGATGTTCGAGAACTTCACCAGTAGGGACTGGGTGATTGGGCTGATAAACCGCTACATAGAAAAGGAAGACATTGAAGGCGTCATCCTCGGTTGCACTGAGCTTCCGCTGATAGTGAAGCAGGGAGATGTTAAAGCTGAGGTCTTCGACACCGTCGAGATTCACATGAGGAAACTCATCGAAGTGGCAAGCGAGTGA
- a CDS encoding MFS transporter, translated as MEAIENSRLNKFHYTLLAILGTVWAFIAVNTISAGFVIALLKNDPAFQGSLAKLGSLGSAALFGMLFGAWLFGYLADRIGRKKTLTLAVATFSLASIVSSFAGSLDQLIALRFIVGLGLGGSLPVASSYFAEFMPKSVRGAMISILESFWAIGTIIIGVVAILVKADWRSILLFGGAIILILPLLLTLPESPRYLLIKGRVKEAEETIRKALGVSVKLEAPKGERKASVGDLWRRYGKTTLMLTIAWFSIAFAYYGFFIWLPRFLSATLGITVFRSFQYFIITAIAQLPGYWSAAYLLERIGRKKTLSYYLLLSGMAGVGFYLAANSGNETAIIASAVAFSFFNLGAWGAIYAYTPELYPTAVRGTGTGWAGAMARIGGGIAPILAGRIMELSGSALAVLVIAVVAIIGALDVLALGEETMGKALA; from the coding sequence ATGGAGGCCATCGAAAACTCCCGGTTGAATAAGTTCCACTACACGCTTTTAGCTATCCTCGGAACGGTGTGGGCGTTCATAGCGGTGAATACCATCTCGGCAGGGTTCGTCATAGCACTCCTCAAGAACGACCCGGCTTTCCAGGGGAGTCTGGCAAAGCTCGGCTCCCTCGGTTCGGCGGCCCTCTTCGGCATGCTCTTCGGCGCGTGGCTCTTCGGCTACCTCGCGGACAGGATTGGAAGGAAGAAGACGCTCACCCTTGCAGTTGCCACATTCTCCCTTGCCTCGATAGTCAGCTCCTTCGCTGGAAGCCTTGACCAGCTGATAGCCCTGCGCTTCATCGTCGGCCTCGGCCTCGGCGGTTCTCTGCCGGTTGCAAGCTCGTACTTCGCCGAGTTCATGCCGAAATCAGTGAGAGGCGCGATGATTTCCATCCTTGAGAGCTTCTGGGCGATAGGCACGATAATCATAGGCGTAGTTGCGATTCTCGTCAAGGCCGACTGGAGGAGCATACTGCTCTTCGGCGGCGCGATAATACTCATCCTGCCGCTCCTTCTCACGCTCCCGGAGTCGCCCCGCTACCTGCTCATCAAGGGAAGGGTCAAAGAGGCCGAGGAGACCATCAGGAAAGCCCTCGGGGTGAGCGTTAAGCTTGAGGCCCCGAAAGGGGAAAGGAAAGCCTCGGTCGGAGACCTCTGGAGGCGCTATGGTAAAACGACCCTCATGCTCACGATAGCCTGGTTCAGCATAGCCTTCGCCTACTACGGCTTCTTCATATGGCTTCCTAGGTTTCTCTCGGCAACGCTGGGAATCACCGTCTTCAGGAGCTTCCAGTACTTCATAATCACCGCCATAGCCCAGCTGCCCGGCTACTGGAGCGCCGCTTACCTCCTTGAGAGGATTGGGAGGAAGAAGACCCTCTCCTACTACCTCCTGCTCTCGGGAATGGCTGGAGTGGGCTTCTACCTCGCGGCCAACTCAGGAAACGAAACTGCAATAATCGCGAGCGCGGTAGCCTTCAGCTTCTTCAACCTCGGTGCCTGGGGAGCGATATACGCCTACACGCCGGAGCTCTACCCAACGGCCGTCAGGGGCACCGGAACCGGCTGGGCGGGAGCGATGGCGAGGATAGGAGGCGGAATAGCGCCGATCCTGGCGGGCAGGATAATGGAGCTGAGCGGGAGCGCTCTGGCGGTGCTCGTGATTGCGGTGGTGGCAATAATCGGTGCGCTGGACGTTCTGGCGCTGGGAGAGGAGACGATGGGTAAGGCACTCGCTTGA
- a CDS encoding MFS transporter — protein sequence MDWLDRFRLLFALTYAGFLGNIAVIYYLSRGLSYGEIGIATAVSGLGFFLFEVPTGVVGDKVSRKTSVLIGLSIIPLATFLLLFLRSFWVLLVSQLLGTLGASFVSGSFQAWLFDNLRAENREGEFKEIWRSAQKLSLVTASTTTILGAFIAQFLGFEVVILLTVFLQAVQVPLALGIPEMGFSRPEHPYTVHVLWAWRELKKPEIAWLIAYLLSVTLALNQFRKFFEPYLGNVLAVYLGTTIMGTLGILGIVEVLIRTVPRYLGVALKGRVGKAFHEAAPLGVPLATVLSVLYPNPAFIIILGVLATLFASAFTFNVSVEFQRRVSSEKRATILSLRNMVMALLTSIFYVVYGFMTDFLGLSRARLVFGVGFLLLGTVFKLASLGPLREPLELRHLAE from the coding sequence ATGGACTGGCTTGACCGTTTCAGGCTCCTCTTTGCCCTAACCTATGCAGGTTTCCTCGGCAACATTGCGGTGATTTACTACCTTTCCCGCGGACTGAGCTACGGTGAGATAGGCATCGCGACTGCAGTTTCTGGACTGGGATTTTTTCTCTTCGAGGTTCCCACGGGCGTTGTCGGGGATAAGGTGAGCCGAAAGACGAGCGTTCTGATAGGTCTTTCCATAATCCCCCTTGCGACGTTTCTTCTGCTCTTCCTTCGCAGTTTCTGGGTTCTCCTGGTCTCTCAGCTATTGGGAACGCTGGGGGCTTCCTTCGTGAGCGGGAGCTTTCAGGCGTGGCTCTTCGACAATCTAAGAGCGGAGAACAGAGAAGGTGAATTCAAAGAAATCTGGAGGTCGGCCCAGAAGCTTTCTCTTGTTACTGCCTCAACCACAACAATCCTGGGAGCTTTTATTGCCCAGTTCCTTGGGTTTGAGGTGGTAATACTCCTCACGGTCTTCCTTCAGGCCGTTCAGGTCCCCCTGGCCCTGGGCATACCGGAGATGGGCTTTTCGAGGCCTGAGCATCCCTACACAGTTCACGTTCTTTGGGCGTGGCGCGAGCTGAAGAAACCGGAAATCGCGTGGCTTATCGCCTACCTGCTTTCGGTGACTCTCGCACTCAATCAGTTCAGGAAGTTCTTCGAGCCATACCTTGGAAACGTTCTGGCGGTTTACCTCGGCACCACAATAATGGGAACCCTTGGAATTCTTGGAATTGTTGAGGTGCTGATAAGAACCGTTCCGAGGTATCTCGGCGTTGCCCTTAAAGGCAGGGTTGGAAAAGCCTTCCATGAGGCTGCACCCTTGGGTGTGCCTCTCGCAACGGTTCTTTCGGTCCTTTACCCGAATCCGGCTTTTATAATAATACTTGGCGTCCTTGCAACGCTCTTCGCCTCGGCCTTTACCTTCAACGTTTCCGTCGAGTTCCAGAGGAGAGTTTCAAGCGAGAAGCGGGCAACGATACTGTCCCTAAGGAACATGGTGATGGCGCTTCTCACTTCGATCTTCTACGTGGTCTATGGGTTTATGACAGACTTTTTGGGACTTTCGAGAGCCAGGCTGGTTTTTGGAGTTGGATTCCTCCTTCTTGGGACGGTTTTCAAGCTGGCCAGCCTTGGCCCCCTCAGGGAGCCACTGGAGCTGAGGCATCTTGCGGAGTAA